The Malus domestica chromosome 10, GDT2T_hap1 genome contains a region encoding:
- the LOC114827681 gene encoding mitochondrial Rho GTPase 2-like translates to MALVWIDLEMTGEGKIIPLSEAPYKDAAERTASGNLPLNAFLSEWALMTLLNPNRSLANLIYVGYNGSPASAIHVTRRRSVDRKRKKTERNVSCFIFGPKNAGKSPLLNSFIGRL, encoded by the exons ATGGCACTGGTATGGATTGACTTGGAAATGACTGGTGAGGGTAAAATAAT TCCTTTGAGTGAAGCTCCTTATAAGGATGCTGCAGAGAGAACGGCATCTGGGAATTTACCTCTTAATGCATTTTTATCTGAG TGGGCCCTCATGACACTTTTAAATCCAAACCGAAGTTTGGCGAATTTGATATATGTTGGATACAATGGCAGTCCTGCTTCAGCTATCCATGTTACTAGAAGAAGATCAGTAGATCGTAAAAGGAAAAAAACGGAAAGAAATGTTAGCTGCTTCATTTTTGGTCCTAAAAATGCAGGAAAATCCCCTCTTTTAAATTCATTCATAGGAAG ATTATAA
- the LOC139188654 gene encoding uncharacterized protein, producing the protein MHVGPVGSVHNKAREAATNLMNQATHIETAVSKHSDQARKAYRTCLIASIKCTKFLLRQGLPFRGHDESATSSNRGNYLELLQFLADNNDKVREVVMENAPRNLKLLAPSIQKEIVNSCALETLDAIIDGLKDRFFSILVDEARDVSVKEQMAMVLRYVDDNGHVIERFVGIQHVTHTTSSSLKDVIDTLFSRNGLSISKLRGQGYDGASNMRGELNGLKTKILREQPCAYYVHCFAHQLQLALVAVAKMNIDIASFFATANSVVNHVGASCKRRDSLRGQLQEELVITFENDCLITGRGLNQETSLKRAGDTRWNSHYGTLISIISMFSSVVHVLQMVIDDNPNESAGEANKLMRMILTFEFVFHLFLMKVILGLTNDLSQALQRKDQEIVNAMALVKSCKEKLYWMRNNGFDALVDEVSSFCEKHHIDVPNMEEAFILPGRSRRYAPIKTNRHHYRVELFIYVIDEQITELDDHFNEIHL; encoded by the exons ATGCATGTTGGACCGGTTGGGAGTGTTCATAATAAGGCTAGAGAAGCTgctacaaatttgatgaatcaaGCTACACATATTGAAACGGCAGTGAGCAAACACTCTGACCAAGCTCGTAAGGCTTATCGCACATGCTTGATTGCTTCAATCAAGTGCACTAAGTTTTTATTGCGACAAGGTCTTCCTTTTCGTGGCCATGATGAAAGTGCCACTTCAAGCAATAGGGGAAATTACTTGGAGTTATTGCAATTCCTTGCagataataatgataaagttaGAGAAGTTGTGATGGAAAATGCTCCGAGGAATCTCAAATTACTAGCTCCTTCCATTcaaaaagaaattgtgaattcatGTGCCCTTGAAACACTTGATGCTATCATAGATGGTCTAAAAGATAGATTCTTTTCAATATTGGTGGATGAAGCACGTGATGTGTCTGTGAAAGAGCAAATGGCTATGGTGTTGCGTTATGTGGATGACAACGGGCATGTAATTGAAAGATTTGTGGGTATCCAACATGTTACCCACACTACTTCAAGTTCACTAAAGGATGTTATTGACACATTGTTTTCTCGCAACGGTTTGAGCATTTCCAAGCTACGAGGACAAGGTTATGATGGTGCTAGCAATATGAGAGGTGAGTTGAAtggccttaaaacaaagatattgagagaacaaccttgtgcatattatgttcattgctttgctCATCAACTTCAACTAGCTCTTGTTGCCGTAGCAAAGATGAATATAGACATTGCCTCTTTTTTTGCAACGGCTAATAGTGTGGTTAATCATGTTGGAGCATCTTGTAAGCGGCGTGATTCACTTAGAGGGCAACTTCAAGAAGAGCTTGTGATAACTTTTGAAAATGATTGTCTTATAACGGGGCGAGgcttaaatcaagaaacaagtcTCAAACGTGCCGGTGACACACGATGGAACTCACACTATGGTACCTTGATTAGCATCATTTCTATGTTTTCATCCGTGGTTCATGTGCTTCAAATGGTTATTGATGATAATCCCAATGAAAGTGCGGGTGAagcaaataagttaatgagaATGATACTtacttttgagtttgtgtttcaccttttcttgatgaaagtcatattgggactcacaaatgatttgtcacaagcattgcaaaggaaagatcaagaaattgtgaatgcaatggctTTAGTGAAATCATGCAAGGAAAAGCTATATTGGATGAGGAATAATGGGTTCGATGCATTGGTTGATGAAgtatcttctttttgtgaaaaacatcatATTGATGTTCCTAACATGGAAGAGGCATTTATACTTCCAGGGAGGTCAAGGCGTTATGCTCCAATAAAGACAAATCGTCATCATTATCGTGTGGAGCTCTTTATTTATGTCATTGATGAGCAAATTACGGAGTTAGATGATCACTTTAATGAG ATTCATTTGTAG